Genomic segment of Natranaerobius trueperi:
ATATCATGGGGGCGTGTTCTTTCTGCTGTTCCTACAAGCACTTGATCCATTGTAGCAGGTATTAGCCCAAGTTTTACACTAGAAAGCCCTGACTCTAAAATCTGTAAGTACTCATTTAGATATACTTGTTTATCACCCATAAATGCTACTAATTGATCAAATAGGTCAATCAAAGCATCCCAAATTTGACTATGCATTTGCATCTCAGTAAAGTCTTGTCTTTTTTCAGCTTCTAGTGCCCAGCTCTCTAATTGTGTCGCAACTCCTAATCCATCAATAAGTTTCCATATCTCTGTAGAGATCTCTTTTACTGTCATTTTTCCATTACGGTCTCGCAGTTTTCTAAAGTATTCAGAAAAATTATCAGTTATTTTGTATCTAGTTTTATTAATACTATTCAAGTATTTTTGATAGCCTTTTCCGATATTTTGACTTTCTAAATCAAAGTCTAAATAATAATCCCAATCTTCATCTTTGAGCCATTCTTTACCTTTAATACCATGGGCTAGAACATAGTTTTCTAATTTAAAAATTTCGTCATAATTGACAGGTAAAATGTTTGTTTTAAGCATCCTAAAAACAGGTTCGTAGGACCAGTTAGTGATAATTGTTTCTAAGCTTGATCTAATAAATTCAACTAATGGATGATGATGTATAGATTCTTTACGATCAATAAAAAAAGGTATGTTGTAATCACTGAATATAGCCTTGATAACTGGTTCATAACTTTCTAAGTCACGAGTTATCACTGCTACATCTCGATATCTTATTTCTTCCTTTCTAACATATAACTCAATTTCTCTTGCTATTTTATCAATCTCATTACGTAAGTTAGTTGCTTCAACAACAGTTATGTCATCAGGTTTTTCATTATAAGGTTCTGGCCTTGGCTTTCCCCACTCTTGTTCTAAGTGATTAATAAACAAACTTTTTTCAAAGCGTGGGCTAACCTGTGTTTTACTATTAAAAAATTCAATAGAATCTAATACTTCTAGTGAATTTTCTATTGCTATTTCTTTTACTTGATTATATGTTTCTAAAGTTGGGAAAAACAAATTCAATTCATCTCTAGCCTTTAAAGTAAAATTTGGATCAAGAGTAAGAGCAAAGTCTACATGTTGTACTTTTTTAAGTAAACCAGATAAAATTTTTAATTCTTGAGGTGTTAAGCCAACAAACCCATCAATATAACAAGTGCTTTTTTGTAAAAAGTTTGTTGTATCAACTTTTTCACCTGCTCGTGTCAATTGATCTTCTTGATGTTGATACTCATAGTTTTCTAAATACCTATCATAGTCTCTATAGATCATCTCAATCTCATCTAATTTTTGTTGTAGATGGGGTATCGAGACCCTTTCTTTAACTTCAGAAAATTTATCAGGTGTAATTTGATACATTTTAGCTTCAGAAATTAGACGTGCTAATTTTTCTGAAAAACCAGATTTAGTTGCTACCTGTCCTAAAACTTGAAATTCATCTTTTCTATCTAAAAGCAAACTTTTTAAAATCATTTCTTTTCCAGTATCAGTTAGCTGACTATTAGAAATTCCACCTTGTTCTTCTAAAATTCTTCTTGAAAGTCTTTGAAAACTCAAAATATGAAGACGAGAAAAACCGGAAATCTCACTTCTCAAAATAGCTTGTTCCATTTGAAAGGTTGCTTGTTCTGGTACAATTAGTAAAATAGGTGGACCACTAGGCTGTTCTTTTAGATCTTGTATTATTTTATCTATAATATATCTTGTCTTACCACTCCCTGACCTTCCTAATAAAAATCTCAGAGTCATTTATTGACTCCTCCTTTCCCAAATCTATATAAATCACACCGAGATTAACTCGGTGCATAAATATCTTATCTCAAAGTTATTCAATATCCTTTTTTGGTTCTATCCAATCAGTTTCAACTTTTTCGATATCACAAGTACCAACCTCATTATGGTCTAAAATTCTATGAAATTTATTTCTGTATCTCCTTCAGCGTAGACCATTACATTTCCTGATTCATTAGCCACCAGGTTAACAAAATATCTCATACCCCCCTTGTATCAGACATAACAACCCTCCTAGTTAATTTTTTGAATGTTTCTACCTACAAAGTAATATTCCTTTAATATTATTATCAGAACTCTGGTATGTCGGGTATTTCTGGTGTATCTAAATGATCTGTTTCTTTATTATTTTCATCTAATTCGCCTAGAGTATTTAGCTTTATATCAAAAAGTGATTGGTTCTCTGAACTTTCCTTTTCCGTAGATTTATGTTCATATCCATATTCAAGCAATTCATCTCTAGAAATAACATTTACAGTAGCAGACTCTTGATCATA
This window contains:
- the addB gene encoding helicase-exonuclease AddAB subunit AddB — protein: MTLRFLLGRSGSGKTRYIIDKIIQDLKEQPSGPPILLIVPEQATFQMEQAILRSEISGFSRLHILSFQRLSRRILEEQGGISNSQLTDTGKEMILKSLLLDRKDEFQVLGQVATKSGFSEKLARLISEAKMYQITPDKFSEVKERVSIPHLQQKLDEIEMIYRDYDRYLENYEYQHQEDQLTRAGEKVDTTNFLQKSTCYIDGFVGLTPQELKILSGLLKKVQHVDFALTLDPNFTLKARDELNLFFPTLETYNQVKEIAIENSLEVLDSIEFFNSKTQVSPRFEKSLFINHLEQEWGKPRPEPYNEKPDDITVVEATNLRNEIDKIAREIELYVRKEEIRYRDVAVITRDLESYEPVIKAIFSDYNIPFFIDRKESIHHHPLVEFIRSSLETIITNWSYEPVFRMLKTNILPVNYDEIFKLENYVLAHGIKGKEWLKDEDWDYYLDFDLESQNIGKGYQKYLNSINKTRYKITDNFSEYFRKLRDRNGKMTVKEISTEIWKLIDGLGVATQLESWALEAEKRQDFTEMQMHSQIWDALIDLFDQLVAFMGDKQVYLNEYLQILESGLSSVKLGLIPATMDQVLVGTAERTRPHDIKVLLLVGTSEGVFPSKFDDTGLIDDGERRVLKDYQVELAPPTDQKLFEEQFLIYNIITCPSDKLFISYSSADSEGKAMMPSTVITDIKNIFPKLEVEFQNDCPDNEEPLDKYLVNPEKAISHLIKTMNKVGGPQKLEQDKYKAFEFLCQEFTDSVISAYEIKGLDYTNQLSPLSSEIRKIIYPENITGSVSGLENYSQCPFKYFADQKLKLKKREQFKLEAASLGLFYHAGLKLFWDKLCEKNLSWCEVDKETREEINKEIVNILSERLKNKILLTSERYRYFRNKLEDLLNKAVEILALHSNNDGFYPSGCEIGFGEGEELSPLEIPLSCDHSLKLRGRIDRVDKGQKGDETYVRVIDYKGSSRGLDLKQLYFGLDLQLATYLLVTLKQSKELFNEEVYPAGMLYFGVENPIIPTEAPISKQKADNQIKSTLSMKGYLLDDVELLDSMTKEDEDSQELLPYKLKKDNGFYKYSKVLDQTQFEEVMKFIETKLTELGQKIISGEITPYPFKDKNFKACTFCDYLSVCQFDLNFEEHEFWHLPKAKDYLSQIIEDVKSSEGRSK
- a CDS encoding stalk domain-containing protein codes for the protein MNNRTYIPLRFTGEALGGIVEYDQESATVNVISRDELLEYGYEHKSTEKESSENQSLFDIKLNTLGELDENNKETDHLDTPEIPDIPEF